The Methanolacinia petrolearia DSM 11571 genome has a segment encoding these proteins:
- a CDS encoding DNA topoisomerase VI subunit B produces MELAEQLAGQQKSISVAEFFEKNKHLLGFDSPTRGIITTIKEAVDNSLDACEEAEVLPDIFVGVKKVDKDVYRIIVEDNGPGIVPKQVPFVFGKLLYGSRFHQIKQSRGQQGIGISAAVLYAQLTTGVPAVVISRTSYKNKAHRFEIMIRTEANEPEVLKDEEIEWDRMHGTRIEIEFKTTLAAKKRLLDYLMYTSVVNPHARIKADIDGEVYNFERVNEETIVPPKAILPHPHGLELGQLKRIAAASDINLKDFLINSFSRVGDKNAEEIIGGSGLKESRKAKTLTNEELKKLLESMQNVEVPPPPASQCLSPIGEDMIIRGIDKEFQLDFVRARTRKSKVFSGHPFIVEAAIGYGGKLESEGTATILRFANRVPLLYQQGACAITNSIAGINWKAYNISQQGLPTGPVLILVHVASTNVPFTSESKDAVASIPEIEKEIVLALQDLGRDLKMFLGRRDRNKQFEERARAVCSILPDIAMKVSEIVKKPVPDISPLEGQIMKKVVAKKGVRDGFVEIMLSNYTNTAVSLTIYNMSPEDGKDASPKPDFVDNIGDEYNKLWKVIIEPDNMWSAKYKGTNGGTLDIRGVEEKKLVVIDLDN; encoded by the coding sequence TTGGAGCTCGCGGAACAGCTCGCCGGACAGCAGAAAAGCATAAGCGTTGCAGAGTTCTTCGAGAAGAACAAACATCTCCTGGGCTTCGACTCCCCAACTAGAGGGATAATCACCACAATAAAGGAAGCGGTCGACAACTCGCTTGATGCATGCGAGGAGGCCGAGGTGCTTCCCGATATCTTCGTCGGTGTGAAAAAAGTCGATAAGGACGTATACAGGATAATCGTAGAGGACAATGGACCCGGAATCGTTCCGAAGCAGGTTCCGTTCGTATTCGGGAAACTTCTCTACGGATCGCGATTTCACCAGATCAAGCAGAGCAGGGGCCAGCAGGGTATCGGTATCAGTGCCGCCGTCCTCTATGCACAGCTTACGACAGGTGTCCCGGCAGTAGTAATATCAAGAACCAGCTATAAGAACAAAGCCCACCGGTTCGAGATCATGATCAGGACCGAGGCGAACGAGCCGGAGGTTCTCAAGGACGAGGAGATCGAATGGGACCGTATGCACGGTACACGGATCGAGATCGAGTTCAAGACGACTCTTGCCGCAAAGAAGAGGCTGCTGGATTACCTGATGTATACGTCGGTCGTGAACCCGCATGCAAGGATCAAAGCGGATATCGACGGCGAGGTCTACAACTTCGAGAGAGTAAACGAAGAGACGATCGTTCCACCCAAAGCAATCCTTCCCCACCCTCACGGCCTCGAACTCGGCCAGCTTAAGAGGATCGCTGCGGCATCCGACATCAACCTGAAGGATTTCCTCATCAACAGCTTCTCAAGAGTCGGCGACAAGAATGCAGAGGAGATCATCGGCGGATCGGGCCTGAAGGAATCGCGGAAGGCAAAGACTCTCACAAACGAGGAGCTGAAGAAACTTCTCGAATCGATGCAGAACGTGGAGGTGCCGCCGCCTCCCGCTTCACAGTGCTTATCGCCAATTGGCGAGGACATGATTATCCGCGGGATCGACAAGGAGTTCCAGCTGGATTTCGTCAGGGCGAGGACGAGGAAGAGCAAGGTCTTCTCGGGCCACCCGTTCATCGTGGAAGCTGCGATCGGCTATGGCGGAAAACTCGAGTCTGAAGGAACTGCCACGATACTCAGGTTTGCAAACCGTGTTCCCCTTCTGTACCAGCAGGGTGCATGTGCGATTACGAATTCGATAGCAGGGATTAACTGGAAGGCCTATAACATCTCACAGCAGGGGCTTCCAACCGGCCCTGTTTTGATCCTGGTTCATGTAGCATCGACAAACGTCCCATTCACCAGTGAGAGCAAGGATGCAGTCGCGTCGATCCCCGAGATAGAGAAGGAGATAGTTCTCGCCCTCCAGGATCTCGGCCGCGACCTTAAGATGTTCCTTGGCCGCCGTGACAGGAACAAGCAGTTCGAGGAGAGAGCACGTGCGGTCTGCTCGATCCTCCCGGATATCGCAATGAAAGTCAGCGAGATCGTGAAAAAGCCGGTTCCGGACATCAGCCCCCTCGAAGGCCAGATCATGAAGAAGGTCGTTGCCAAAAAAGGAGTGAGGGACGGATTTGTCGAGATCATGTTAAGCAATTACACAAATACCGCGGTCTCCCTTACGATATACAACATGTCGCCTGAAGACGGGAAGGATGCATCGCCCAAGCCGGACTTTGTAGACAATATCGGGGACGAATACAACAAGCTTTGGAAGGTCATAATCGAACCGGACAATATGTGGAGTGCAAAGTACAAGGGGACTAACGGGGGCACACTAGACATCAGGGGTGTTGAAGAGAAGAAGCTGGTGGTGATTGATCTTGATAACTAA
- a CDS encoding DNA topoisomerase IV subunit A — MTKEEMDKHAVSKLLEIADRWYSQIKRAEIPYISLPTRTKHNIEYDEGTEVWKYGEKETTRTASTAKSALHLLKMAYVVGFLKDQIGENRSSTLREMYYISEGWKRAKFGAQDESNFLVEDLEIITELSREAFHLRPEEDGASIFGPIKIREQTRRGDKDIHCVEDVGEAGYSIPNNVERLTFLENDAKFVIAMETGGMYARLMENGFSEEYDAVLLHLKGQPARSTRRMLKRLNNELGLPVVVFTDGDPWSYRIFASIAYGSIKAAHMSDILVTPGAQFVGVQPSDISMYNLPSDHLTEGDIAALKAELTDPRFDTEYWRNQINLQIKLGLKSEQQAFAARGLDFVTKEYLPARLSEMGII, encoded by the coding sequence ATAACTAAGGAAGAGATGGATAAACATGCAGTATCCAAACTGCTGGAGATCGCCGACAGGTGGTACTCGCAGATAAAAAGAGCCGAGATCCCTTATATCTCTCTGCCTACCCGTACAAAACACAACATCGAGTACGACGAGGGCACCGAGGTCTGGAAATACGGTGAGAAGGAGACCACGAGAACAGCATCCACCGCCAAAAGCGCCCTGCACCTTCTCAAGATGGCATATGTGGTAGGCTTCCTCAAGGACCAGATCGGCGAAAACCGCTCGTCGACATTGAGGGAGATGTACTACATCTCCGAAGGCTGGAAGAGGGCAAAATTCGGGGCACAGGACGAGAGCAACTTCCTCGTAGAAGACCTTGAAATAATTACCGAACTATCCCGTGAGGCGTTCCATCTCCGGCCGGAGGAGGATGGGGCATCGATTTTCGGGCCGATTAAAATCAGAGAGCAGACACGCCGGGGGGATAAGGACATTCACTGTGTCGAGGATGTAGGCGAAGCAGGATATTCTATCCCGAACAACGTCGAACGCCTGACCTTTCTTGAAAACGATGCAAAGTTCGTTATAGCGATGGAGACTGGCGGTATGTACGCCCGTCTTATGGAGAACGGGTTCAGCGAGGAGTACGACGCGGTTCTTCTTCACCTGAAAGGTCAGCCTGCGAGATCTACAAGAAGAATGCTGAAAAGATTGAATAACGAACTGGGTCTTCCTGTGGTGGTATTTACCGACGGCGACCCGTGGTCGTACCGTATCTTTGCTAGTATAGCATACGGCTCAATCAAAGCCGCACATATGTCCGATATTCTCGTAACTCCCGGGGCACAGTTCGTCGGGGTACAGCCCTCAGATATCAGTATGTACAATCTGCCTTCGGACCACCTTACGGAAGGAGACATTGCCGCACTCAAGGCTGAACTCACTGATCCGAGGTTTGATACCGAATACTGGAGAAACCAGATCAACCTCCAGATCAAACTCGGCTTAAAATCTGAACAGCAGGCATTTGCAGCAAGGGGTCTGGACTTTGTTACGAAGGAATACCTCCCGGCAAGGCTAAGCGAGATGGGTATTATATAA
- a CDS encoding glycosyltransferase translates to MDINNEKRYFEQDFSAKLKDKTLLIISPIYPNQDETFIKGPFVKNQVDELKKYFKKIIIIAPVLHSLKIFKNDKLCRDYSYDNVEVYYPRCYYIPIEWFNKFLIDTRFKAVENCIKEKQLSFDLIHAHFTWPSGYISVKLKDKYNKKVIITIHEDNGWFDREVEMDYYPINDTWSKADALIRVNKKDVPILKEYNDHVYFVPNGFSPIFHPIDTNLAREKLNIPQEAQILFTLGDLIKRKGFNYLIDAMDLICKKNDNVFCFIGGEGLEKRILQKQIDKLHLSDKIKLIGFVPMDRLNYWMNACDLFILPSLKESFGVVQIEALACMKPVIASWNGGSEEIIISDEYGFLAKTADSNDLADKILSGLEKKWDKESILEYAKQFTRSTVVQQNLEIYKSVLNS, encoded by the coding sequence ATGGATATCAATAATGAAAAAAGATATTTTGAACAAGATTTCTCTGCAAAACTCAAAGATAAGACTCTCCTGATTATTTCTCCAATTTACCCTAATCAGGATGAGACATTTATTAAAGGACCATTTGTTAAAAATCAGGTTGATGAGCTAAAAAAATATTTCAAAAAAATAATCATCATTGCACCAGTACTTCACTCCTTAAAAATATTTAAAAACGATAAATTATGCAGAGATTATAGTTATGACAATGTAGAGGTTTATTATCCAAGATGTTATTATATTCCAATCGAATGGTTTAACAAATTCTTAATTGATACTCGTTTTAAGGCAGTAGAAAATTGTATAAAAGAAAAACAACTCAGTTTTGATCTTATACATGCACATTTCACCTGGCCTTCAGGCTATATTAGTGTTAAATTAAAAGATAAGTATAATAAAAAGGTCATAATTACTATACATGAAGATAACGGCTGGTTCGATCGGGAGGTGGAAATGGATTATTATCCAATAAATGACACTTGGTCCAAAGCCGATGCTCTAATTAGAGTTAATAAAAAAGATGTTCCTATACTAAAAGAATATAATGATCACGTATATTTCGTCCCAAACGGATTTTCACCTATATTCCATCCAATTGATACAAATCTCGCGAGAGAAAAACTTAATATTCCACAGGAGGCCCAGATTCTCTTTACATTGGGCGATCTGATAAAAAGAAAGGGTTTTAATTATTTAATAGATGCTATGGATTTAATTTGCAAGAAAAACGATAATGTATTTTGCTTTATAGGTGGGGAAGGGTTGGAGAAGAGAATTCTTCAAAAGCAGATTGATAAACTGCATTTGAGTGATAAAATAAAATTAATCGGCTTTGTTCCTATGGATAGATTAAATTATTGGATGAACGCCTGTGATCTCTTTATCCTGCCGAGCCTAAAAGAAAGTTTTGGTGTTGTTCAAATTGAAGCTTTGGCATGTATGAAACCTGTTATAGCATCATGGAATGGCGGAAGCGAAGAGATCATTATTTCAGACGAATATGGTTTTTTGGCAAAAACAGCTGATTCAAATGATTTGGCAGATAAGATACTATCCGGCTTGGAAAAGAAATGGGATAAAGAGTCCATTTTAGAATATGCAAAACAATTCACAAGGAGTACAGTCGTTCAGCAGAATCTGGAGATTTATAAATCCGTATTAAATAGTTGA
- a CDS encoding ABC transporter ATP-binding protein, translating to MSVITDSIKIMGYLFGPFKKILAIYLVGVILLSFLEVFRISLVYPIINYGLSVENQPRLLDMFYDFILPPSVNPFIASAFLLLITTVIIAGLYGIVMYSGAYVFSEVRDSLDKRVFERIRTRPYSYFAGKKQGDLLYVGQGAVTESSLAINECVELVRYSFMAFFYLLLLFYLSLWLTIGVMILGVFYAFIIKKSLFSRIYRNSNVLNVSLMEKSVVYQEFVSGIKTIFITGSMDYWVRKYESAVKKLKKTYTNVYALVNVFLITNDFIMFSIIALGGIILYTFTGGDFLPYIGLFGTFMLGLYRLVPCLSYAQKNLSFLVQYLPALELVYNTLTEDYDDVNKLRNDSEKKEFNFNNKIELKNVSFVYKDGKKETLHNISLEINKNSKIAIVGSSGSGKTTTANLLALLYKPSSGGIFIDGVNLDEINPVDYLHHLGYIGQETFVYHDTIRENIRFGLDCTDDEIIEAAKLADAHDFIMASSDGYDTIIGDQGLKLSGGQRQRIAIARIILRKPDILLLDEATSSLDNISEQKIMESVEILSQNMTVIIIAHRLSTVQNADMIYVLKKGKLVENGSYDDLMRVKGEYWDLYMGQKN from the coding sequence ATGTCTGTAATAACCGATTCAATAAAGATAATGGGATATTTGTTTGGCCCCTTTAAAAAAATTCTTGCTATATATCTCGTTGGCGTAATTCTTTTAAGCTTCCTTGAGGTTTTCAGGATCTCGCTGGTATATCCGATAATTAATTACGGACTCAGTGTGGAAAACCAGCCTCGGCTTCTTGATATGTTTTATGATTTCATTCTCCCGCCTTCGGTAAATCCATTTATTGCATCGGCTTTTCTTCTTCTTATAACAACGGTAATAATTGCCGGGCTGTATGGAATCGTGATGTATAGTGGAGCGTATGTGTTTTCTGAAGTGCGTGATTCCCTCGATAAAAGAGTATTTGAAAGGATCAGAACTCGCCCGTACAGTTATTTTGCAGGCAAAAAGCAGGGTGATCTTTTATATGTTGGCCAGGGGGCCGTGACTGAGTCAAGTCTTGCCATAAATGAATGTGTCGAATTAGTCAGGTACAGTTTCATGGCTTTTTTTTATCTTCTTCTGCTGTTCTATTTGTCACTCTGGCTTACAATTGGTGTAATGATTCTTGGTGTTTTTTATGCATTTATTATTAAAAAGTCACTTTTTTCAAGGATATATCGAAACAGCAATGTTCTGAATGTTTCTTTAATGGAAAAATCCGTTGTTTACCAGGAATTTGTCTCTGGAATTAAGACGATTTTTATAACCGGCTCAATGGATTATTGGGTGAGAAAATATGAATCCGCGGTAAAGAAGCTGAAAAAAACCTATACTAATGTCTATGCGCTCGTGAATGTTTTTTTAATCACGAATGATTTCATAATGTTCTCAATAATTGCTCTCGGAGGAATTATTTTGTACACATTTACCGGTGGTGATTTTCTTCCGTATATAGGACTATTTGGTACATTTATGTTAGGCCTTTACCGTCTTGTACCTTGTCTTTCATATGCCCAGAAAAACTTGTCTTTTCTTGTCCAGTATCTCCCCGCTCTTGAACTGGTATATAATACTCTGACTGAAGATTATGATGATGTAAATAAATTAAGAAACGATTCAGAAAAGAAAGAATTTAATTTTAATAATAAAATTGAATTAAAAAATGTTTCTTTTGTCTATAAAGACGGCAAAAAAGAAACACTTCATAATATTTCTCTTGAGATTAATAAAAATTCCAAAATTGCAATTGTCGGAAGTTCAGGTTCGGGGAAAACGACAACTGCAAACCTTCTTGCTCTTTTATATAAGCCGTCTTCAGGTGGGATTTTTATTGACGGGGTAAACCTAGATGAGATTAATCCGGTGGATTACCTCCACCACCTGGGTTATATTGGGCAGGAGACCTTTGTATATCACGATACGATAAGGGAAAATATCCGCTTCGGTCTGGACTGCACCGATGATGAAATTATCGAAGCGGCAAAACTGGCAGATGCTCACGATTTCATAATGGCTTCCAGTGATGGCTATGATACCATTATAGGAGATCAGGGCCTGAAATTATCCGGCGGTCAGAGACAAAGAATTGCAATTGCAAGAATTATTTTAAGAAAACCTGATATTCTGCTTCTGGATGAGGCAACAAGTTCACTGGATAATATATCTGAGCAGAAGATCATGGAGTCGGTTGAGATATTATCACAGAATATGACTGTGATTATTATTGCTCATCGTCTCTCAACTGTTCAAAATGCAGATATGATATATGTGCTAAAGAAAGGAAAGCTGGTTGAAAATGGTTCTTATGATGACCTGATGAGGGTAAAGGGCGAATATTGGGATCTGTACATGGGACAGAAAAATTAG
- the cfbC gene encoding Ni-sirohydrochlorin a,c-diamide reductive cyclase ATP-dependent reductase subunit, whose product MKQIALYGKGGIGKSTTSANLSAALSEKSLEILQIGCDPKHDSTRMLMHGEWIPTVLDLVRKKGEANIAVDEIVFKGYNGIRCVEAGGPEPGIGCAGRGIIATFQLLEKLNALYGDVIVYDVLGDVVCGGFAMPMREGYAQEVYLVTSGDFMALYAANNICKAIARLSKRTKNRCTLGGVICNSANIENEYELVKEFAEKINSKLVAYIPRSPIVRVSEVNRKTVIEYAPESEQADIYRKLADTIMENVPDKNRIPVPMEMDELESLSLKYIKT is encoded by the coding sequence ATGAAGCAGATCGCCCTGTACGGAAAAGGCGGAATCGGAAAATCCACGACCTCGGCCAACCTTTCTGCCGCACTTTCTGAAAAATCCCTCGAGATCCTCCAGATCGGATGCGATCCAAAGCATGACAGCACCCGTATGCTTATGCACGGAGAATGGATACCCACGGTTCTGGATCTTGTCAGGAAGAAAGGAGAAGCAAATATCGCAGTCGACGAGATCGTTTTTAAGGGATATAACGGAATCAGGTGTGTAGAGGCCGGCGGGCCGGAGCCTGGGATTGGATGTGCAGGACGGGGAATTATCGCAACATTCCAGCTTCTTGAAAAGCTCAACGCACTCTACGGGGACGTAATCGTCTATGATGTCCTTGGCGATGTCGTATGCGGGGGATTTGCGATGCCGATGAGGGAAGGCTACGCACAGGAGGTCTATCTTGTGACATCCGGGGACTTCATGGCCCTTTATGCCGCGAACAACATCTGCAAGGCGATAGCCCGGCTTTCGAAAAGGACAAAGAACAGGTGCACGCTCGGGGGAGTCATCTGCAACTCTGCGAATATCGAAAACGAATATGAGCTGGTCAAAGAGTTTGCAGAAAAGATAAACTCAAAGCTCGTTGCCTATATCCCGAGGAGTCCGATCGTCAGGGTTTCGGAGGTCAACAGGAAGACAGTTATAGAGTATGCGCCTGAATCCGAACAGGCGGATATATACAGAAAACTTGCCGATACGATAATGGAAAATGTGCCTGACAAGAACAGGATCCCTGTACCGATGGAGATGGATGAACTCGAATCGCTCTCTCTCAAATACATCAAGACATAA